A portion of the Desulfovibrio oxyclinae DSM 11498 genome contains these proteins:
- a CDS encoding BMP family ABC transporter substrate-binding protein encodes MKRFVTLCVLAMLCMLLAAPGAAMAKKKIKAGFALLWTIDDRGWTTAHYNGIQHMKEKLGDDVEVIYKEKVLGPDAERVFREFAEEGCDIIFGTTFDHMEPILRVARDYPDIKFEHCSGYKTASNVRTYMVRIYQADYLCGYLAGLMGFKDVGTVGTHPIPEPVRGVNAFTLGLQRGLMEAGVEHGETVNTVAWLNSWADPVKETTLAETLIAKNHDLIRQMADTPDSSLAACAADVPAMGYGTDAASWGAECVLSSAMLNWGPYYVKAIRDFQNGTWETGSYWKGFEANGVKLADFHESVPQEVRDKVLAVQEQLKNGQDDIFTGPIFDQNGKKVLAEGERFDDGQLLSMQMLVKGVQGKLAR; translated from the coding sequence ATGAAACGCTTCGTGACCCTGTGCGTGCTTGCCATGCTCTGCATGCTGCTGGCCGCACCCGGCGCCGCCATGGCCAAGAAGAAGATCAAGGCAGGCTTCGCGCTGCTCTGGACCATCGACGACCGAGGCTGGACCACCGCACATTACAACGGCATCCAGCACATGAAAGAAAAACTCGGCGACGACGTCGAAGTCATCTACAAGGAAAAGGTCCTCGGCCCCGACGCCGAACGCGTCTTCCGCGAATTTGCTGAAGAAGGTTGCGATATCATCTTTGGCACCACCTTCGACCACATGGAGCCCATCCTCCGTGTGGCGCGCGACTATCCCGACATCAAATTCGAGCACTGCTCCGGCTACAAGACGGCCTCCAACGTGCGCACCTACATGGTCCGCATCTATCAGGCCGACTACCTCTGCGGATACCTTGCCGGCCTGATGGGCTTCAAGGACGTGGGCACCGTCGGCACCCACCCGATTCCGGAACCGGTGCGCGGCGTGAATGCCTTCACCCTCGGCCTACAGCGCGGCCTGATGGAAGCGGGCGTGGAACACGGTGAAACCGTCAACACCGTGGCCTGGCTCAACTCCTGGGCCGATCCGGTCAAGGAGACCACGCTGGCCGAGACCCTGATCGCCAAGAACCACGATCTGATCCGCCAGATGGCCGACACTCCCGACAGCTCTCTCGCAGCTTGCGCCGCCGACGTTCCGGCCATGGGCTACGGCACCGACGCCGCCAGCTGGGGCGCGGAATGCGTGCTCTCCAGCGCCATGCTGAACTGGGGCCCCTACTACGTCAAAGCCATCCGCGACTTCCAGAACGGTACTTGGGAAACCGGGTCCTACTGGAAGGGCTTCGAAGCCAACGGCGTGAAGCTCGCCGACTTCCACGAGTCCGTCCCTCAGGAAGTGCGCGACAAGGTTCTGGCCGTACAGGAACAGCTCAAGAACGGTCAGGACGACATCTTCACCGGCCCGATCTTCGACCAGAACGGCAAGAAAGTTCTGGCCGAGGGCGAACGGTTCGACGACGGCCAGCTCCTGTCCATGCAGATGCTCGTCAAGGGCGTGCAGGGCAAGCTCGCACGGTAA
- a CDS encoding phosphoribosyltransferase family protein has protein sequence MNVLGAPESGEKYRLSVDGLPYDVEIPYVTLKSQDGPVSIASFNLVGQIRLNEDLGKLMARQIRETVGDLEGLAILTVVEKALQLTQVAAYDLGLDAVAVAYNRVKPHMEAERRPFIQVGSDSITSGSKFLAVYERDLNLLAQAKKVILIDDVVSSGGTILGLADLMDEIGRQRGIEPPEIAGIYCVAQEGEKHPLLPAPLHSLATLPKPIRL, from the coding sequence ATGAACGTTCTCGGCGCACCCGAGTCCGGAGAAAAATACCGCCTTTCGGTGGACGGCCTGCCCTACGACGTGGAGATTCCCTACGTTACGCTCAAATCTCAGGACGGCCCGGTTTCCATCGCCTCCTTTAACCTCGTGGGCCAGATCCGGCTCAACGAGGACCTCGGCAAACTCATGGCCCGCCAGATTCGCGAAACCGTGGGCGATCTTGAGGGACTCGCCATCCTGACTGTCGTGGAAAAGGCGCTGCAACTCACGCAGGTCGCCGCCTACGATCTGGGACTTGACGCCGTGGCCGTGGCCTACAACCGCGTCAAGCCGCACATGGAGGCCGAGCGCAGGCCCTTCATTCAGGTGGGCAGCGACTCCATCACCAGCGGCAGCAAGTTTCTCGCCGTGTACGAGCGCGATCTGAACCTGCTGGCGCAGGCCAAAAAGGTCATCCTCATTGACGACGTGGTATCCTCCGGCGGCACCATCCTCGGCCTTGCCGACTTGATGGACGAAATAGGCAGACAGCGCGGCATCGAACCGCCCGAGATTGCAGGCATCTACTGTGTGGCGCAGGAAGGGGAAAAGCACCCGCTGCTGCCCGCCCCGCTGCATTCGCTCGCCACCCTGCCCAAACCGATCCGTCTGTAG